Within Haematobia irritans isolate KBUSLIRL chromosome 2, ASM5000362v1, whole genome shotgun sequence, the genomic segment ACAAATCGATAGAAAAAAAgtacaaactttttgaaaacttgctttgggctattccccatcaagttataacaaaatctgcaacaaatatgtataattttatgccttttttactgttttaaggtgggtactatgttcggttttcgagttgaaaaccactttattttcgcgattacttttcctcaaataatcaaaattataaatgaaaacaaacttattcctgtgaAGTCTTTTCGAAATCTAGAGAAACAAGAAAcagcgcatcaattgagttaatttatctgttttatattgaactgttttaataaagtaaccacgaaaatttcaacgcgaaaagcggacatagtacttacctttagttttcattttaaggtgagtactatgttcggtttttccaccaaaacactaaattaaaagtacaaatatatttatgaagacgattatattttgatcaagtatTGTCAAATAATGGATTGAAAaagtccaaggaattgattgcaaataattttatatttctaaattaattaattaaaaaaagtaaccgtgaaaacaagctggttttcagcttgaaaacagaacatagtactcagctttaaggtaagtactatgttcgcttttcgagttgaaattttcgcggttactttactaaaacaatgcaatataaagcagataaattaactcaattgatgcgcaatTTCTTGTTCCTATAGATTTCGGCATGACTTTacgggaatatgtttgttttcatttataattttgattatttcaggaaaagtaatcgcgaaaatatagtgattttcaactcgaaaaacgaacatagtacacacctttagtgaaaaaagtcgaacttaatacccaccttaaggccggtactctgttcggttttcgcgttgaaactccatacaaaaccaaaaaatgcgaaaaatttgcgaaattttttccatttgtgatactttgttttttcgtgttgaaaaactgacgtttatagcacggcgccatttgcaatgtgaattaagaaataatttatttattaaaaactatttgtgcgggtttataaatcaaacacggaccatatttttgttccgaaactatacaaaggatcaaaggaatagcagatcaattgcccaaggaaaaataaaatgttattttgtaaaaactagcaacaaccaccaacttaatccaatatcgctccctataaatagcgctccaagctacctaaaaaaacgccgctttctctgtgcgaaataatggtttccataaaaaattttcgcaagaatgaacatagtaccggcctttaaggccggtactatgttgggcagatcaattgcccaaggaaaaataaaattttattttgtaaaaacaagcaacaaccaccaacttaatccaatatcgctccctgtaaaatagcgctccaagctacctaaaaaaaatgaacatagtaccggcctttaaggccggtactatgttcattcttgcgaaaattttttatggaaaccattatttcgcacatagaaagcggcgtttttttaggtagcttggagcgctatttatagggagcgatattggattaagttggtggttgttgcttgtttttacaaaataacattttatttttccttgggcaattgatctgctattcctttgatcctttgtatagtttcggaacaaaaatatttcttaattcacattgcaaatggcgccgtgctataaacgtcagtttttcaacacgaaaaaacaaagtatcacaaatggaaaatatttcgcaaatttcaacgcgaaaaccgaacagagtaccggcttttaaaacaaaaatttatataaatctaatgaaattaatagattttgaaattaaaagccccttcttgtaaaatattttaattttttggcattttgacaaattgacaATGTCGATAAAAGGGAGTGCTGCAATTGCCCTAACATGCAGACTGATGGATACTTTAATTAATGAAAATGGGGTAATTTCAAgttttcgttaatattttataacaaagaaaTATATGGCACCGGAAAAAAGTAGAATACGTGAATGttgcttttattttatattaattttgttgtaGTTCATTTTACGTTCACCTTGTTTACTTCTTTAAATTCTTTTCTGTTCCTTAAAATTATAGACTCTGTATAGGCGAAATGAAgttaaaaacctttttttcagaaaaacagAAATTGATTTAGCACTTATTATTTTATCGTTGTTATGGTAACCCTAAACGTTAACTACAGCTGATTCTACCGCGATTAGTGGAAGATTTAATACAACGCAGGTTGGATGTTTTAAAAgctagtaaaataaaataaaaatgtcctcATGTTCCGCTGCTGAGATAGCTGAGAAAAGGCGAATTGCCTTGGAGAAATTGAAGGCGAAAAAAGCAAACCTGGCTAAAACACCTCCGCAAACAAAAGCTCCACCAAATACCACAATTGCTTCATCTACCAATGCACCTATTACAACAGAAAATAAGGCATCGTCATTTTTgaatgccctaaagggaagtaATATATTCAAACAACGCCAAGAACCTCAGCATTCTGCACGGGATGCTGCGCATCCTTACAAAAGGCCATCGCTTGAAGAGTCTaagaatttctacaaaaaatcgtCTAATGGAGACAATAATGAGAAACGAAACGGCCCTATTCTAGGTTTATGTCCTGCTCAAAAGAGCATTATAGGACCTGTTGGTGTCAATTCAGTTAGCTGTAAAGTTGCAATGATAAGTGTTACACGATTCGAAATTCAACCCTCTGGTTACCACAGTAAGCTCATTGAGGTTTTTAAAACTATACCCTCCAAATCATATGGTGAGTTTAAAGCTTTGTCATATGatacacttttttttaaatttatattttcaaaaattatctagATCCATCTACACGTTTTTGGAATTTTGCTTTGTCTGATTATGACACTCTTCAGGAACGCGTAAATAATTTGAAGCCTGATGTTGTAATGGGAATTATACCTAAAACCGTGATGAAATTGTGTCTATCACCTCCCAAAGACCTTGATAAGTCTTGCTTGGAGTCATTGGAACCTACCATTGGGACGAAATTGATGCCATTTCAGAGAGAAGGAGTGTGGTAAGTAATTTAAATCGATCTAAGtttaaaagaattaaaatgGTTCATGCGTCATTTTGCATATTAAAAAacctttctttatttttaaactAAGTTTTGCAATATCTCTAAATGGTCGTTGTATGATCTGTGATGAAATGGGTTTGGGTAAAACCTATCAAGCGATAGCAGTTGCTGATTTTTATAAAGAAGATTGGCCTCTCTTTATATGTACAACTGCATCCACACGGGATTCTTGGGCTAACCACGTACGTGAGTTGCTACCATATCTTCCGTTGCATTATGTCCAAGTACTAAACTCGAATCAGCAATATATTGGAGATTGCAAAGTGCTCATCACAAGTTACAGCATTATGGAACGTAATATTCAACAAATAATGGATcgtaaatttggatttttgataTTCGATGAGTCGCATAGTTTGAAAAATCCTAAAGCCAAATGTACAATGGTGGCCGATCGGCTGTCTCAACAAGCCAAACGTATAATTTTACTATCTGGAACACCTGCCTTGTCAAAACCAGTAGAATTGTTCAGCCAATTGCAAATGGTAGATAGAAAATTCATGGGTTTTATCGATTTTAGTAAGTATACGAATGAgtgatttttcattgaaattaaaatatatgtaatgAACCTCTTATAGCAACACGGTATTGTGATGGAAAACAAACTAATTTTGGTTGGGATGCAAATGGTCAATCCAATCTTAAAGAGTTGAATGTTGtgttaaaacttaaatttatgaTAAGGAGAACCAAGGCTGAAGTGTTGAGTGATTTATCGGAAAAATATaggtatataataaataaactctTCTAGGGGACGTAATAAGCatgggtgtttttttttctcttcagaGAAACAGTTGTTCTAGATCCTGCTCTCGTGTGGCCAAGTGATGAAATTAAGGAATCTTTAAATACTGTGGCCAAAACATTGCAATTCTCTAAAGGGACTGAAAGAGAACAAATTCTCTTACGCTTTTATGCTCAAACAGCAGAAGTTAAAGCAAAAGCAGTATGGTAAGTATACACAGGTTATAAGTGATTTTGCATGCCCACACGGCAGTCACTCCGTGGTTATGCTATTACCAATCTTGGTGAAGTTTGGTGTTttgagtttcctatagaaattagaatatcaaataaagaaaataaattgtcaTCCCATTATACATGTTATCATATTCATTTACGTTGaacatataaaattatgttatgtttttcTACAAtgtaaaagttattttttttcgttttagcgcttatttaaaaaaacaagtaaaggaaCCAAAGAAATTTATTGTATTTGCCCACCACCGTGTAATGTTGGACGCTATTTCAGAATGTCTTGACAAACTGAAAGTGAAATACATTCGAATAGACGGAAGCACTAGAAAAAATGATCGTGGTGAATTCATTGAGACATTCCAAAAGAAACCATCTTGTAAAGTTGCTGTCTTATCATTGGGAGCCTGCAATTCTGGCATAACACTGACAGCGGCAGAATTGATAATTTTTGCTGAACTAACATGGAATCCAAGTGTAAGTCACAGAAAGGAGATTGCAATACACTGTATGTCACTGTGGATCAAAATGAGTATTATTGCGTTAACTAGCTACACatatgtaaaatttgtttatattgatttaaaaagtccgtaaaaatgttgctaaatcTTCGAGTATGAAAAGGCACATTCAACTAAATCTTACTTAACTTCTCAAGTAGTAAAAAATCGCACCAAGGATATTgacttctatgaaaaaaaaagaaagcaaTGATATTCAGCATATGTCTTAATTGGTCTAAAGGATTAGAGCTTTATCTAAACAGGTGTACTCAAGAACTAAAAGTCCACCTATAAGGGTGGATTCAAGCTGTAATGAAGCTTGGATCGGTACTGTACCATATTTCATATTTCGGTCATGTCAGATAAAGCGTGTGGTGTAATAACACCCGAGAAATCAAATGAGGACATCGTATAGTACGAGTGATGTATCAAAATATGGAACGATATAGCATGTTTGCACGTTTCACAACATTTACTATACTTTATATAACCTAACGACAGAAAATGGCATAATGTCGTTTCGTATAGTTacgaaagtatttttttgtgttcgtaAACTCATGTTTAAAATTCTTCATTACAGACACTAGCTCAGGCTGAAAGCAGAGCACATCGTATTGGTCAACAAAATCCTGTAATATGCCGCTATTTAATGGCTGCTAAAACTGCTGAtgatcatatctggaatatgcTTAAAGCCAAACAGGATGTACTCAATAAAGCAGGCATTTTTTGTGAAGACCTACAAGATGCCACACATACAGCCGCTCCAACATCTGTAAGTTTCAACTTGATAAACGTTTTAGTATCTATCTTAATATATTCCTTTATTTTTCAGTCAAATACTTTAGACAAATATTGTACACCTATAAAGTCCGCAAACACCTCCGTCAAAAGTGATACTACTTCGCCCATTTCTACATCGAATATAGATATTAATAAGGAAATTGAAAGTATTGAGGATTTTTTTCAAGATGATGACGATGAAGCATTTAAGGATATTCTCTCttaaatattaattgttttATACTATGccttataatttgtaataaagGTTTCAAAATCAAAAGTATCGTCAATTTCAGTATAAGGTTtgctcaaaaataaataaattgtttgtcaaaatttttattaaatttttttcctacttATCGGTAGTAAATTCATAAATGAGTTATAATTTATTAACTATTTGCTTATCCCATTTGCTATTTAACATAACATTACTTGCATAGTATTGcctataattttaattataaaaattctgATGAGTTTAAGGTATTTTTCAGACGCGTATGAGTATGAAAAGAACAGTAACAACTCAACTTTTGCTTATATTAgactaatttaaaaatgtgttaTTTTCTTATATATGTTATCTACTGTATTTTAACGTTAAATGTCTTTGGCATAACTGGGTACTATTTAGttttccaaattaattgattcaaaaaaataaCGGTTAATTTCCACCCACCTTTATTGGACGAATTAATCCCAATAAATAACTATTGTGAATCAAACAACGTCACTTTACGTACAttcaacctggcaacactggcgaTATATGCACTGATTTTCCATGTTTCtgattttggaatatatttggTATATTTAAAGTGCAAACTCCTTCGATTCGATCATAACCCTGTCGTACAGTTACTCAGGGAAGGGATAGATATTCATTTTATGcgcattagtcacaataaagatGTGACAAAAACCAATTCCTACGTCCAAGTTTAGATACTACGTTAACTTACTAATCGATTACAAAATATCGATTACTTTGTGCAATCGAAGTTGATAGCCATCCCTATTTTATAAGCTATTTACCAAAAACAATTGTAAACAAACTATTCCACCAAAATCATTATCATTGAATCCCTTATTAAGTTCGTTTTGCAGCAAAACAACTTCaacttccatataaaaaatacaacagtttttgtagcaaaaacattggtaagtaaaaaagtggcacaaatttatttgtatgaaaaaagttTAGTTGACACAAAAAGGAATCATCAGCCAAAAATCAAGTAAAGCTGTAAAATAATTTCAGTttatttaattctttaattctttttaataataatttatctTAGTAAGATTGGTAAGGAGGCGATGCTGTACGTTTTCCGGAAATTTTACTAGTACATTTGCAAATGGCTAGGGTTTGGTTTGGAATAGTTGCAACCCGATAtgtcagactattcagtccattgtgataccacaggtggtgaacttctctcttatcaatgagtgctgcccgattctatgttgagctcattgacaagggtcctccttcttatagccaagtccgaacagcgtttctTATTACGGTGAACCCACTTAGGGAAgccttgaaacactcagaaatgtcaccagcattactgagagcggATAATCCACATTTTggtttcggtcgaaactggggttaaACCCACGACCCCGTATATATACAATGCGGGCATGTTACTCATTGCACCACCGTGACTCCCTCTTGGTTTAAATATATCAGCCTCTTGTCCATCTCAAGAATACTGGACGTGAGGACAAGGTCCGAACAAAATGATGACAGGAGGCCACTTTTGTGATAGTTGTTGGGCcctacgcaaaaaaataaatgtcgaaTACATCCCAAAAggctatagaatttatttaaaattataggAGAAACTTAACAAATTAAAGAACATTCCAGTTCGGACTCGTATTAAGTAAATGTAGTTGATTTTTGGAATAAATGTagaatttagtttagtcaaattgaaaagttgatggAAACGGCTGGTATAACGTTTTCACCGGTGAATAGAAATTATCGTAGTATACTTCTACATAATATTACTGTATAGGTGCTTTCTcgattaaagaaaaaagtaaCCTGAAAAAGTTGAACTTACTAGAAGAAAACAAACTtgttgaatttgcatcatttctgaaactgctttgaaatgttttcattgGTTATCCGGGTGATCTCTTAAAGCTTCTTTATGCCTAAACCTAACGACCACGAGATGTTTGGATAGGTATCCAAACCTCAACTATTTCGTTTAGTTCAATCGGTCGTCTGTCACACCACTGCGGTAGCAGTTTTTAGGATAACAGAATTTGCGTCCTCAAAAACCATCGTAGAACCACGTTGATATTTATCAAACTATTTCACTTCTAAAAATTGGAGTAGAACTTTTATTGTTCTATTTCCACTTTTCTAGAATACAGGCATTTAATTTTCCACAGacactaaaaacaaaatacctATCCGATCTGGCTTAAATTTATACAGTAGCCGTTTGCGGTACGGTTGCATCAGGCGGTGAATTCAGGAGATATATACGACATTATGATTtcttacaatagaaatatatgtatatttacttTTTCAGCAAAATATCTTAGTGCCGGTCTTTAGAGGAAATCGGAacacaaaaatgaattttaacaaTGACACTGCCAAACAAATCCTCATTGATATCATACGTACCGTCAATCAACCGGAAAATTCCAAAAAGCTCTCAGAGGCCAAGGCAAATGCTGGAAAGGAAATGCTTCTTATGATGCAGTACGTTTTTCCTTTGGTTATGCAGCTACAAACGGAGGTAATCAAATCATATGGTTTTCCTGGAAACAGAGAGGGACTTGTACAATTCTCCCAACTAGTGCGTGAGCTTGAAATTCAGGATGTGGAAATTGCTAGACTTCGTAGTCAAATAAGAGCAATATACCTGCCACCAATTGCAATTAATCACACGAACGATATTCTAATCTAAGTACATCTCCATTgaccaataaaatatttaaaactgccAATATtgccaatttttcaaaaaaaaaatctctttggTATCTATATTATGCCAATATTCGTTTGTAAtggcatacatacatatatgttaattttttactCCAAATACTAGCCATAAGCGACCTTGCAATAAATCTTAAAATTGTAACATTCAATAAAGtttagctcaaaaaattgttttttattttaaaattgttccATTAGTGCAACGTTAGCTAAGAAACTTTTGAAAAGAACGATGGAAATATCTGCTATCTTGTCTATGAATTccttatgccagttaggaacttaactacggaaaatttttcagttaaagttaaacaGAGAAAAGTTATCTGCA encodes:
- the Marcal1 gene encoding SWI/SNF-related matrix-associated actin-dependent regulator of chromatin subfamily A-like protein 1; translation: MSSCSAAEIAEKRRIALEKLKAKKANLAKTPPQTKAPPNTTIASSTNAPITTENKASSFLNALKGSNIFKQRQEPQHSARDAAHPYKRPSLEESKNFYKKSSNGDNNEKRNGPILGLCPAQKSIIGPVGVNSVSCKVAMISVTRFEIQPSGYHSKLIEVFKTIPSKSYDPSTRFWNFALSDYDTLQERVNNLKPDVVMGIIPKTVMKLCLSPPKDLDKSCLESLEPTIGTKLMPFQREGVCFAISLNGRCMICDEMGLGKTYQAIAVADFYKEDWPLFICTTASTRDSWANHVRELLPYLPLHYVQVLNSNQQYIGDCKVLITSYSIMERNIQQIMDRKFGFLIFDESHSLKNPKAKCTMVADRLSQQAKRIILLSGTPALSKPVELFSQLQMVDRKFMGFIDFTTRYCDGKQTNFGWDANGQSNLKELNVVLKLKFMIRRTKAEVLSDLSEKYRETVVLDPALVWPSDEIKESLNTVAKTLQFSKGTEREQILLRFYAQTAEVKAKAVCAYLKKQVKEPKKFIVFAHHRVMLDAISECLDKLKVKYIRIDGSTRKNDRGEFIETFQKKPSCKVAVLSLGACNSGITLTAAELIIFAELTWNPSTLAQAESRAHRIGQQNPVICRYLMAAKTADDHIWNMLKAKQDVLNKAGIFCEDLQDATHTAAPTSSNTLDKYCTPIKSANTSVKSDTTSPISTSNIDINKEIESIEDFFQDDDDEAFKDILS
- the LOC142226128 gene encoding protein C10 produces the protein MNFNNDTAKQILIDIIRTVNQPENSKKLSEAKANAGKEMLLMMQYVFPLVMQLQTEVIKSYGFPGNREGLVQFSQLVRELEIQDVEIARLRSQIRAIYLPPIAINHTNDILI